The proteins below are encoded in one region of Scylla paramamosain isolate STU-SP2022 chromosome 8, ASM3559412v1, whole genome shotgun sequence:
- the LOC135103165 gene encoding uncharacterized protein LOC135103165 isoform X1 → MRTCLVNVTLGGGKHRGRGGRGGRELRVTRGGGRWKERGRERRRRRKMGKERRKIRRKEMPQKEKSNKKLELTEKPDKGLHLKKHKNQEIYIAFILVYILKGTDTKGKLLGQVATLTSEVSRLESECSSLQVQLDCERDKYNKLLGESLAHEKLSEDVITEPKGETTGLGGTEL, encoded by the exons aggagggaagcacaggggaagaggaggacgaggaggaagagagttaagagtcacaagaggaggaggaaggtggaaagaaagaggaagggagaggaggaggaggaggaagatggggaaggaaaggagaaagataagaaggaaggaaatgccgcagaaggagaag agcaataagaaattagaattgacagagaaaccagacaagggactgcatttgaagaagcacaagaaccaagaaatttacatagctttcattttggtttacattctgaaag gtacagataccaaggggaaattgctgggtcaagtggctacactgacatctgaggttagcaggttggagagtgagtgcagcagtcttcaggttcagctagactgtgagagggataagtataacaaactgctgggagaatctcttgctcatgaaaagttgtctgaagatgtcataactgaaccaaaag gagaaacaacaggattgggaggaactgagctttaa
- the LOC135103165 gene encoding uncharacterized protein LOC135103165 isoform X2, whose amino-acid sequence MSSCENSEAKCTDTKGKLLGQVATLTSEVSRLESECSSLQVQLDCERDKYNKLLGESLAHEKLSEDVITEPKGETTGLGGTEL is encoded by the exons atgtcttcatgtgagaactcagaagctaaat gtacagataccaaggggaaattgctgggtcaagtggctacactgacatctgaggttagcaggttggagagtgagtgcagcagtcttcaggttcagctagactgtgagagggataagtataacaaactgctgggagaatctcttgctcatgaaaagttgtctgaagatgtcataactgaaccaaaag gagaaacaacaggattgggaggaactgagctttaa